The Nocardioides pantholopis genome window below encodes:
- a CDS encoding MarR family winged helix-turn-helix transcriptional regulator yields the protein MTTPRRRRAVVDRPGSNVALDLFVLDQHLGALLDTALAPAGLTATLYAVYSQLGRGPLTPGQLSEHLGVRPTTLSGYLKAMERDGHAIRTRNARDGRSRLVELTDAGHAKVEECRPLFRSTVRRLDRAIGSAADVAAAREILARLDDAIIGTLADLGSDRPAENRPRET from the coding sequence ATGACGACTCCCCGGCGGCGGCGTGCCGTCGTGGACCGCCCCGGCAGCAACGTCGCGCTGGACCTGTTCGTCCTCGACCAGCACCTCGGGGCCCTCCTGGACACGGCACTGGCGCCCGCCGGGCTCACCGCGACGCTGTACGCCGTCTACTCGCAGCTGGGCCGCGGCCCCCTCACGCCGGGCCAGCTGAGCGAGCACCTCGGCGTCCGCCCGACCACGCTGTCGGGCTACCTCAAGGCGATGGAGCGCGACGGGCACGCCATCAGGACCCGCAACGCCCGCGACGGCCGCTCCCGCCTGGTCGAGCTCACCGACGCCGGTCACGCCAAGGTCGAGGAGTGCCGCCCCCTCTTCCGCAGCACGGTGCGCCGCCTGGACCGGGCGATCGGTTCGGCCGCCGACGTCGCCGCGGCCCGCGAGATCCTGGCCCGGCTCGACGACGCGATCATCGGCACGCTCGCCGACCTCGGCTCGGACCGGCCCGCCGAGAACCGCCCACGCGAGACCTGA
- a CDS encoding TetR/AcrR family transcriptional regulator produces the protein MTARDQWLEKGFAVLAAEGFRAVTIERLCAEMGLSKGSFYHHFGGVPGFEAALLEHFEAVETQRYVDAAEADPAASARQRLDRLRAAVVADGDRAAALEVAVRAWAAQDEAARAALERIDGRRLSYLESLFVELTDGGREARDLARTVYLLLLGSFHVLPPVPVAEVGRLWDRALDTPGELPDVLPSGRA, from the coding sequence ATGACGGCGCGCGATCAGTGGCTGGAGAAGGGCTTCGCCGTCCTGGCGGCCGAAGGCTTCCGTGCCGTCACCATCGAGCGGCTGTGTGCGGAGATGGGGCTGAGCAAGGGCAGCTTCTACCACCACTTCGGTGGGGTCCCGGGCTTCGAGGCTGCGCTCCTGGAGCACTTCGAGGCGGTCGAGACTCAGCGGTACGTCGATGCGGCCGAGGCCGATCCAGCCGCGTCGGCGCGCCAGCGGCTCGACCGGTTGCGGGCCGCGGTGGTCGCCGATGGCGACCGCGCCGCGGCGCTCGAGGTGGCGGTGCGTGCGTGGGCGGCCCAGGACGAGGCGGCTCGGGCGGCACTCGAACGGATCGACGGCCGGCGCCTGAGCTACCTGGAGTCGCTCTTCGTCGAGCTGACCGACGGCGGGCGCGAGGCCCGCGACCTCGCGCGCACCGTGTACCTGCTCCTGCTCGGCAGCTTCCACGTGCTGCCGCCGGTGCCGGTGGCGGAGGTCGGCCGGCTCTGGGATCGCGCCCTCGACACCCCCGGAGAGCTCCCGGATGTCCTCCCCAGCGGCCGCGCGTGA
- a CDS encoding DUF6463 family protein produces MRLSRVRIGTWLLAVGAVHLAATPVFFGDALRSVVEGGVLFSVEADAEATTLRASGFWYATSGVAVMALGLLSRHSESQLGSPAPVLPPTLLGLGAWGVLLDPQSGFWLFFPIAVLAWLRVRSARRSTAVAVSVP; encoded by the coding sequence ATGAGACTCTCCCGTGTCCGCATCGGCACCTGGCTCCTGGCCGTCGGTGCCGTCCACCTCGCCGCCACCCCGGTCTTCTTCGGCGACGCGCTGCGCAGCGTCGTCGAGGGAGGCGTCCTGTTCAGCGTCGAGGCCGATGCGGAGGCGACGACGCTCCGCGCCTCCGGCTTCTGGTACGCCACGTCGGGGGTCGCCGTGATGGCGCTCGGCCTGCTCTCCCGGCACTCCGAGAGCCAGCTCGGTTCCCCGGCTCCGGTCCTGCCGCCCACCCTCCTCGGGCTGGGCGCCTGGGGGGTGCTCCTCGACCCCCAGAGCGGTTTCTGGCTCTTCTTCCCCATCGCCGTCCTGGCCTGGCTGCGGGTGCGGTCCGCCCGCCGCAGCACGGCCGTCGCGGTGTCCGTGCCCTGA
- a CDS encoding phytoene desaturase family protein, whose amino-acid sequence MTQTTATPSRRDVGETWDAVVVGAGPGGLTCAAYLAANGKRVLVLEANQVVGGSTQVFRRAGNKFEFDVGTHYVGECGPGGRMQTALSGLALTERVNWLRQRPEGHCQIMIPGTTFQTPTGWDTYLERLIAAFPAEEPGLRRCVRIMRIIAAGESPRRRPLMLLRWGIRPITTLMAACGLSADAQAVILAENGDYTWPPHRTPTAMHAGFLHHYLQAGAYYPRGGGQVIGAHLTDVVQSHGGRVRTKARVERILVEGGRAVGVRLRDGEEIRAGIVVSAADFKRTWAELVGEEHLTRRLRRRLASLEMTLPMFAVYVALDVDLRERGTPPLAWVWPTNDIDGYYREVAAGRCPERMPVGISCPTAKDPEGTHSAPPGYSTLELVSWAPKDHEFWNVQSSPADGGSYGRDERYLQLKDELTQRVLDTAELMIPDLRERMVFCEASTPITQERFTLTTDGSCYGIAPLLRNLGPFRPRVTTHIPGLFLAGGSTEHMFGINATIWGGMGTAGAVLGRDLVQEVRDGAVFVDEERLTPVTDDFDPLLASKPGSVIRRPARRRPRATA is encoded by the coding sequence ATGACGCAGACCACGGCCACACCGTCGAGGCGGGACGTCGGCGAGACCTGGGACGCCGTGGTGGTGGGCGCGGGTCCCGGCGGCCTCACCTGCGCGGCGTACCTCGCGGCCAACGGCAAGCGGGTGCTGGTGCTCGAGGCCAACCAGGTGGTCGGCGGCAGCACCCAGGTCTTCCGCCGCGCCGGCAACAAGTTCGAGTTCGACGTCGGCACCCACTACGTCGGCGAGTGCGGCCCCGGCGGCCGGATGCAGACAGCGCTCTCCGGGCTGGCGCTGACCGAGCGCGTCAACTGGCTGCGCCAGCGCCCGGAGGGCCACTGCCAGATCATGATCCCGGGGACGACGTTCCAGACCCCGACCGGCTGGGACACCTACCTCGAGCGGCTGATCGCCGCCTTCCCCGCGGAGGAGCCGGGCCTGCGCCGGTGCGTGCGGATCATGCGCATCATCGCCGCCGGCGAGAGCCCGCGCCGGCGCCCGCTCATGCTGCTGCGCTGGGGCATCCGCCCGATCACGACGCTGATGGCGGCGTGCGGCCTCAGCGCCGACGCCCAGGCGGTGATCCTCGCGGAGAACGGCGACTACACGTGGCCCCCGCACCGCACGCCCACGGCCATGCACGCCGGGTTCCTGCACCACTACCTCCAGGCCGGCGCCTACTACCCGCGGGGCGGCGGCCAGGTGATCGGCGCCCACCTCACCGACGTGGTCCAGTCGCACGGCGGCCGGGTCCGCACCAAGGCCCGGGTCGAGCGGATCCTGGTCGAGGGCGGGCGCGCCGTCGGCGTACGCCTGCGCGACGGCGAGGAGATCCGCGCCGGGATCGTCGTCTCCGCTGCCGACTTCAAGAGGACCTGGGCGGAGCTGGTCGGCGAGGAGCACCTGACCCGCCGGCTGCGGCGCAGGCTGGCGAGCCTGGAGATGACGCTGCCGATGTTCGCGGTGTACGTCGCCCTCGACGTCGACCTGCGCGAGCGCGGCACCCCGCCACTGGCCTGGGTGTGGCCCACCAACGACATCGACGGCTACTACCGCGAGGTGGCCGCGGGCCGCTGCCCCGAGCGGATGCCGGTGGGCATCAGCTGTCCCACCGCCAAGGACCCCGAAGGGACGCACTCGGCGCCCCCGGGCTACTCGACGCTCGAGCTGGTGAGCTGGGCGCCCAAGGACCACGAGTTCTGGAACGTGCAGTCCAGCCCCGCCGACGGCGGCAGCTACGGCCGCGACGAGCGCTACCTCCAGCTCAAGGACGAGCTCACCCAGCGGGTGCTCGACACCGCCGAGCTGATGATCCCGGACCTGCGGGAGCGGATGGTCTTCTGCGAGGCGTCCACCCCGATCACCCAGGAGCGCTTCACGCTGACCACCGACGGCTCCTGCTACGGCATCGCCCCGCTGCTGAGGAACCTCGGCCCGTTCCGGCCCCGGGTCACCACCCACATCCCGGGGCTCTTCCTCGCCGGCGGCAGCACCGAGCACATGTTCGGCATCAACGCCACGATCTGGGGCGGGATGGGCACGGCCGGCGCCGTGCTCGGCCGCGACCTCGTCCAGGAGGTGCGCGACGGCGCGGTGTTCGTCGACGAGGAGCGCCTGACGCCGGTCACCGACGACTTCGACCCGCTCCTGGCCTCGAAGCCCGGCTCCGTCATCCGCCGACCGGCGCGCCGCCGCCCCCGGGCCACGGCCTGA
- a CDS encoding ABC transporter permease subunit: MRSNMVTLAAAAGALLFIGLIFSAMVGGVVGDPPADAGDDPAGVALAGVQVAQLIIGVLGVLAITSEYSTGTIRTTLTAVPSRLPVVWAKVAVVTIATFSVLALSALVAFFAGQGLIASGDVDTATLGDPGVLRAVIGAAAFLTGTALLGLALGGLLRSTAGAISTLFGIIFVLPGLGFILLPESAREDLMKYLPSMAGSSFTSVAPDASQLSPSMGAVVFGAWILVPLLGATVAFVRRPV, encoded by the coding sequence GTGAGGAGCAACATGGTCACGCTCGCCGCTGCGGCAGGCGCGCTCCTGTTCATCGGCCTGATCTTCTCCGCCATGGTCGGTGGGGTGGTCGGGGACCCACCGGCGGACGCCGGAGACGACCCGGCCGGGGTAGCCCTGGCCGGAGTCCAGGTCGCCCAGCTCATCATCGGCGTGCTCGGTGTCCTCGCCATCACCAGCGAGTACAGCACCGGCACGATCCGGACCACGCTGACCGCGGTGCCGTCCCGGCTGCCAGTGGTCTGGGCCAAGGTCGCGGTCGTGACCATCGCGACCTTCTCCGTGCTCGCCTTGAGCGCCCTCGTCGCGTTCTTCGCCGGTCAGGGCCTGATCGCCAGCGGCGACGTCGACACCGCGACGCTGGGCGACCCCGGCGTGCTCCGTGCCGTCATCGGTGCCGCTGCCTTCCTGACCGGCACCGCCCTGCTGGGGCTCGCTCTGGGCGGCCTCCTGAGGAGCACGGCAGGGGCGATCTCGACGCTGTTCGGGATCATCTTCGTCCTCCCCGGCCTCGGCTTCATCCTGCTCCCCGAGAGCGCGCGAGAGGACCTCATGAAGTACCTGCCGTCGATGGCCGGGAGCTCCTTCACCTCGGTGGCGCCGGACGCGTCCCAGCTCAGCCCGAGCATGGGTGCGGTCGTCTTCGGGGCCTGGATCCTCGTTCCTCTCCTGGGGGCCACCGTCGCGTTCGTGCGTCGACCGGTGTGA
- a CDS encoding ABC transporter ATP-binding protein: MIELQHLTKQYGSKTVVDDLTVTVKPGVVTGFLGPNGAGKSTTMRMLVGLEDPTGGRATVNGRPYREHPMPIRELGVLLDAGARHPGRSARNHLLAQAHTHGLPASRVDEMLELVGLADVSKDRVGGFSLGMGQRLGIAGALLGDPQTVVLDEPVNGLDPDGIRWIRELLRSLAAEGRTVFVSSHLMTEMAMTAEHLVIIGRGKLIADLPVAELMSRSIRSVRVRSPQAALLQPLLTGEGVTVTTEPDGSLDVIGLTPEQIGARASEASIPVHELSSKQASLEEAFMELTRDAVEYAGETTATVHSAPERTVR; this comes from the coding sequence ATGATCGAGCTACAGCACCTGACCAAGCAGTACGGCTCCAAGACCGTGGTCGACGACCTCACGGTCACCGTGAAGCCCGGTGTCGTGACCGGCTTCCTCGGGCCCAACGGTGCGGGCAAGTCCACCACAATGCGGATGTTGGTCGGGCTCGAGGACCCGACCGGCGGACGCGCCACCGTCAACGGTCGTCCGTACCGCGAACACCCCATGCCCATTCGCGAGCTCGGCGTGCTCCTGGACGCAGGGGCCAGGCACCCCGGCCGTTCCGCCCGCAACCACCTCCTGGCCCAAGCCCATACGCACGGCCTGCCGGCGAGCCGCGTCGACGAGATGCTGGAGCTGGTCGGGCTCGCCGACGTCAGCAAGGACCGGGTGGGCGGGTTCTCACTCGGCATGGGCCAGCGGCTCGGGATTGCCGGCGCCCTGCTCGGAGACCCCCAGACGGTCGTGCTGGACGAGCCGGTCAACGGGCTCGACCCCGACGGCATCCGCTGGATCCGCGAGCTGCTCCGCAGCCTCGCCGCCGAAGGTCGCACGGTCTTCGTCTCCTCCCACCTGATGACCGAGATGGCCATGACCGCCGAGCATCTGGTCATCATCGGTCGCGGGAAGCTCATCGCGGACCTGCCCGTGGCCGAGCTGATGAGCAGGTCCATCCGCAGCGTCCGGGTCCGCAGCCCGCAGGCGGCGCTGCTGCAGCCGCTCCTCACCGGCGAGGGCGTGACCGTGACGACAGAGCCGGACGGGTCTCTCGACGTCATCGGCCTCACGCCCGAGCAGATCGGCGCCCGAGCCAGCGAGGCCTCGATCCCCGTGCATGAGCTGAGCAGCAAGCAGGCCTCTCTCGAAGAGGCCTTCATGGAGCTCACCCGAGACGCCGTCGAGTACGCCGGCGAGACCACCGCCACCGTTCATTCGGCACCCGAGAGGACAGTTCGATGA
- a CDS encoding sensor histidine kinase: protein MTGLSDLRALPARHPAVFDALVAVGLMPIAVLLPDPDHPDGSSLSGAATAIAIITCAGLALRRRWPGIVLAGTSVGAAVVIMLAGGASWIVLTPVVALYTFAVLRDRRSAVVAWAASLVPVSAAVALVTDPWPPDPAAFQYISSFAVATAVGVAVRSRRAFVVAVEERAERAERMREQEAARRVAEERLRIARELHDVVAHRVAIVNVQASVAHHLVLVDPPAALSAIEHVREAGRAILDELGDVLNVLRQPDEAVNPHAPAPGLDEVHRLVASFQSVGLSIRQSVSGSPRAVPGGADLVAYRVLQEALTNAHKHGTGQATMTICYEPVEIGLEVTNPVGADRAAVLPSAAAAASGFQTDPSGGAGFGLIGMRERVAAVGGEMAARQDPDGHFRVSVRLPDRAGVDR from the coding sequence ATGACCGGGCTCAGCGACCTGCGCGCACTCCCCGCGAGACACCCTGCGGTGTTCGACGCGCTGGTGGCGGTGGGGCTCATGCCCATCGCGGTGCTCCTCCCCGATCCCGACCACCCGGACGGCTCCTCGCTCTCCGGCGCGGCGACGGCCATCGCGATCATCACCTGCGCCGGACTGGCACTACGTCGCCGGTGGCCCGGCATCGTCCTGGCGGGCACCAGCGTGGGCGCCGCGGTCGTCATCATGCTCGCGGGGGGAGCGTCCTGGATCGTCCTGACGCCGGTCGTGGCCTTGTACACGTTCGCCGTCCTGCGCGACCGACGCAGCGCCGTGGTGGCCTGGGCAGCGTCACTGGTGCCTGTGTCGGCCGCAGTCGCACTGGTGACAGACCCGTGGCCGCCCGATCCCGCAGCCTTCCAGTACATCTCGTCGTTCGCCGTCGCCACCGCCGTCGGAGTGGCGGTCCGGTCCCGTCGCGCCTTCGTCGTGGCAGTCGAGGAGCGCGCCGAGCGGGCGGAGCGCATGCGCGAGCAGGAGGCTGCTCGACGCGTCGCGGAGGAGCGGCTGCGCATCGCGCGCGAGCTCCACGACGTGGTCGCGCATCGCGTCGCGATCGTGAACGTCCAGGCCTCCGTGGCTCATCATCTCGTGCTCGTCGACCCCCCGGCCGCACTCTCGGCGATCGAGCACGTGCGGGAAGCGGGGCGAGCGATCCTCGACGAGCTGGGTGACGTGTTGAACGTCCTGCGTCAGCCGGATGAAGCGGTGAACCCCCACGCGCCCGCACCGGGCCTTGACGAGGTGCACCGGCTGGTGGCCTCCTTCCAGTCCGTGGGGCTGAGCATCAGGCAGTCTGTGTCAGGGAGTCCCCGCGCTGTCCCAGGGGGAGCAGATCTGGTGGCGTACCGGGTCCTCCAGGAGGCCCTCACGAATGCCCACAAACACGGAACCGGACAGGCCACCATGACCATCTGCTACGAGCCCGTCGAGATCGGACTCGAGGTCACCAACCCCGTCGGCGCTGACCGGGCCGCCGTGCTCCCCTCCGCGGCCGCGGCGGCGTCGGGTTTCCAGACAGATCCCTCCGGGGGCGCCGGCTTCGGCCTGATCGGGATGCGTGAGCGCGTGGCGGCGGTCGGCGGGGAGATGGCGGCACGACAAGACCCCGATGGGCACTTCCGGGTGTCGGTCCGGCTGCCCGACCGAGCGGGCGTGGACCGGTGA
- a CDS encoding response regulator transcription factor encodes MSIRVVIADDQGLIRVGFRSLIDSAPDMSVVGEATNGQEAVNLVRDTRADVVVMDIRMPELDGLGATRLICADEDLAGVRVLILTTFELDEYVLEAVEAGASGFLGKSVDPEELVQAIRTLAAGDALLSPKATRTLISRYARPAAADSSATVDSTLLPELTDREREVVALAAQGLTNDEIAERLFVSPLTAKTHVNRAMMKVGARDRAQLVVAAYQSGLIRPGPA; translated from the coding sequence GTGAGCATTCGTGTGGTCATCGCGGACGACCAGGGGCTCATCCGGGTGGGCTTCAGGTCGCTGATCGACTCCGCGCCGGACATGAGCGTCGTGGGAGAGGCCACCAACGGGCAGGAGGCGGTGAACCTGGTCCGCGACACCCGAGCCGACGTCGTGGTGATGGACATCCGCATGCCCGAGCTGGACGGCCTGGGGGCGACACGCCTCATCTGCGCCGACGAGGACCTCGCCGGCGTGCGCGTTCTCATCCTGACGACCTTCGAGCTCGACGAGTACGTGCTCGAAGCGGTCGAGGCCGGTGCCAGCGGGTTCCTCGGCAAGAGCGTCGATCCCGAAGAGCTGGTGCAGGCGATCAGGACGCTGGCAGCCGGCGACGCCCTGCTCTCGCCCAAGGCGACGAGGACGCTGATCAGCCGCTACGCCCGACCGGCCGCGGCCGACTCGTCTGCCACCGTCGACTCGACGCTCCTGCCCGAGCTGACCGATCGGGAGCGCGAGGTGGTCGCCCTGGCGGCCCAGGGCTTGACCAACGACGAGATCGCCGAGCGCCTCTTCGTCTCTCCACTGACGGCCAAGACCCATGTGAACCGGGCGATGATGAAGGTGGGCGCACGCGATCGGGCCCAGCTGGTCGTCGCCGCCTACCAGAGCGGCCTGATCCGGCCCGGACCGGCGTAG
- a CDS encoding putative quinol monooxygenase encodes MLIITGHYRVDPEGRDAYIAAFADLQRRARQAPGCLDVAITADSLDPSRVNNLERWESHEAMESFRAVANPPHLDEEMHDVQVRLYTVTDERDPFD; translated from the coding sequence ATGCTGATCATCACCGGCCACTACCGGGTGGATCCCGAGGGGCGCGACGCGTACATCGCCGCGTTCGCCGACCTGCAGCGGCGGGCGCGTCAAGCACCCGGATGTCTGGACGTCGCGATCACGGCAGACTCCCTGGACCCCAGCCGCGTGAACAACCTCGAGCGATGGGAGTCCCACGAGGCGATGGAGTCGTTCCGCGCGGTGGCCAATCCGCCTCATCTCGACGAAGAGATGCACGATGTCCAGGTCCGGCTCTACACGGTGACCGACGAGCGCGATCCGTTTGACTGA
- a CDS encoding UPF0182 family membrane protein, whose protein sequence is MSELYDPDPREAATPSRPRRSRALIITAVVLVVAFFGLTTFSTVYTDRLWYRDGGYGGVFSTLFWTRAVLFLVFGLLMAAVVSANVYLAYRFRPLFYPSSPEQTGLDRYRQAITPVRTWLLVGIAVIFGLFAGTSGLGEWRNYLLWRNSESFGTDDAQFGKDIGFYVFELPFLHYLVDFAMAAAVIALIAAALVHYLYGGIKLQSPGDRLTGAAQVQLSILLGVFVLAKAADYWLDRYDLVSQSGSLITGVTYTDDNAVLPAKNILMGIAIICALLFFLNVWRRTWMLPSVGIALLALSAVLLGMIWPGVVQQFQVKPSQADKEATYIARNIEATRAAYDLEDVEVTPYTSAAIADPKSGQTVRAQASSAPLVDPKLVRQTFEQNQQGRAYYSVADVLDVDRYELDGQERALVLGVRELDQSGLNPGDRNWSNLHTVYTHGNGVIAAYANQRGADNNSEGTDIQWAEGNQTNADGTAQDALSKAVGGYESRIYFGEQSPEYSVVGKAGKSGKDVELGLAGATDDEERTTTYDGAGGVPLGSTFRELMYAIKFGEPNFLLSGRVNGNSEVIYNRTPRERVEKVAPWLTIDDDAYPVIVDGKVQWVLDGYTTTDRYPNAARESFEEMTDDSLQQSGGLATLPTDEINYMRNAVKATVDAYDGTVKLYAWDESDPILKAWRSAFPGTVEDRSEISPELLKHLRYPEDLFKVQRYQYARYHITDAGDWYQGNDRWEVPEDPNSANNLQPPHRLFVDQAANEEGATQDTWALTSVFVPYGKNNLASFVSVNSDATSEDYGKMSVLQLEDQNTKGPGLIANEFSNDDNVRDALLPFQTGQSPPLFGNLLTLPVQNGLIYIEPVYAVRAGSTSGYPILRFVLVSIGENIGIGTTLTESIADALGVDLGEGTPPPDTGGGATEPPAPEGSVDQQIRALLTDAEASFEEAEAALAEGDLAAYQEAVETAEQLVSDAVALAAERDGDAAGGDTGDTDSDSDSPTDEGDAGE, encoded by the coding sequence GTGAGCGAGCTTTACGACCCCGATCCGCGCGAGGCGGCGACGCCGAGCCGGCCGAGGCGGTCGCGGGCCCTGATCATCACGGCCGTGGTGCTGGTGGTCGCCTTCTTCGGGCTGACCACCTTCTCCACTGTCTACACCGACCGGCTGTGGTACCGCGACGGCGGGTACGGCGGCGTCTTCAGCACGCTGTTCTGGACCCGGGCGGTGCTGTTCCTCGTCTTCGGCCTGCTGATGGCGGCCGTGGTGTCGGCCAACGTCTACCTGGCCTACCGGTTCCGGCCGCTGTTCTACCCCTCCTCGCCGGAGCAGACCGGCCTGGACCGCTACCGCCAGGCGATCACGCCGGTGCGCACCTGGCTGCTGGTCGGGATCGCGGTGATCTTCGGCCTGTTCGCCGGCACCTCCGGTCTGGGGGAGTGGCGCAACTACCTGCTGTGGCGCAACTCGGAGTCCTTCGGCACCGACGACGCCCAGTTCGGCAAGGACATCGGGTTCTACGTCTTCGAGCTGCCGTTCCTGCACTACCTGGTGGACTTCGCGATGGCCGCCGCCGTGATCGCGCTGATCGCGGCCGCCCTCGTGCACTACCTCTACGGCGGGATCAAGCTGCAGTCGCCGGGGGACCGGCTCACCGGCGCCGCCCAGGTCCAGCTCTCGATCCTGCTGGGCGTCTTCGTGCTGGCCAAGGCCGCCGACTACTGGTTGGACCGCTACGACCTGGTCAGCCAGTCCGGCTCGCTGATCACCGGTGTCACCTACACCGACGACAACGCGGTGCTGCCGGCCAAGAACATCCTGATGGGCATCGCGATCATCTGCGCGCTGCTGTTCTTCCTCAACGTCTGGCGCCGCACCTGGATGCTGCCGTCGGTCGGCATCGCGCTGCTCGCGCTCTCGGCCGTGCTGCTCGGCATGATCTGGCCCGGCGTGGTCCAGCAGTTCCAGGTCAAGCCCTCGCAGGCTGACAAGGAGGCCACCTACATCGCCCGCAACATCGAGGCGACACGGGCGGCCTACGACCTCGAGGACGTCGAGGTGACGCCGTACACGAGTGCGGCGATCGCCGACCCGAAGTCGGGGCAGACGGTCCGCGCGCAGGCGTCCTCCGCGCCGCTGGTGGACCCCAAGCTGGTGCGCCAGACCTTCGAGCAGAACCAGCAGGGTCGTGCCTACTACTCGGTCGCCGACGTGCTGGACGTCGACCGCTACGAGCTGGACGGTCAGGAGCGGGCGCTGGTGCTCGGCGTCCGGGAGCTCGACCAGAGCGGCCTGAACCCCGGGGACCGCAACTGGTCCAACCTGCACACGGTCTACACCCACGGCAACGGCGTGATCGCGGCCTACGCCAACCAGCGGGGTGCCGACAACAACAGCGAGGGCACCGACATCCAGTGGGCGGAGGGCAACCAGACCAACGCCGACGGCACCGCCCAGGACGCGCTCAGCAAGGCGGTCGGCGGCTACGAGAGCCGGATCTACTTCGGTGAGCAGAGCCCGGAGTACTCGGTGGTCGGCAAGGCCGGCAAGAGCGGCAAGGACGTGGAGCTGGGCCTGGCCGGCGCCACCGACGACGAGGAGCGCACCACGACGTACGACGGCGCCGGGGGCGTCCCGCTCGGCTCGACGTTCCGGGAGCTGATGTACGCGATCAAGTTCGGCGAGCCGAACTTCCTGCTCTCCGGTCGCGTGAACGGCAACAGCGAGGTCATCTACAACCGGACCCCGCGCGAGCGGGTCGAGAAGGTCGCCCCGTGGCTGACCATCGACGACGACGCCTACCCGGTGATCGTCGACGGGAAGGTGCAGTGGGTGCTGGACGGCTACACCACCACCGACCGCTACCCGAACGCCGCGCGGGAGTCGTTCGAGGAGATGACCGACGACTCGCTGCAGCAGTCCGGCGGCCTGGCGACGCTGCCGACCGACGAGATCAACTACATGCGCAACGCGGTCAAGGCGACCGTCGACGCCTACGACGGCACTGTCAAGCTCTACGCCTGGGACGAGTCCGACCCGATCCTCAAGGCCTGGCGCAGCGCGTTCCCCGGCACCGTCGAGGACCGCTCGGAGATCTCCCCGGAGCTGCTCAAGCACCTGCGCTACCCCGAGGACCTGTTCAAGGTGCAGCGCTACCAGTACGCCCGCTACCACATCACCGACGCCGGTGACTGGTACCAGGGCAACGACCGCTGGGAGGTCCCGGAGGACCCGAACAGCGCGAACAACCTGCAGCCGCCGCACCGGCTCTTCGTGGACCAGGCCGCCAACGAGGAGGGCGCGACCCAGGACACCTGGGCGCTGACCTCGGTGTTCGTGCCGTACGGCAAGAACAACCTGGCCTCGTTCGTGTCGGTGAACTCCGATGCGACCTCGGAGGACTACGGCAAGATGAGCGTGCTCCAGCTCGAGGACCAGAACACCAAGGGCCCCGGGCTGATCGCCAACGAGTTCAGCAACGACGACAACGTGCGTGATGCGTTGCTCCCGTTCCAGACCGGCCAGTCGCCGCCGCTGTTCGGCAACCTGCTCACGCTCCCGGTGCAGAACGGGCTGATCTACATCGAGCCCGTGTACGCCGTGCGGGCCGGGTCCACCTCCGGCTACCCGATCCTGCGGTTCGTGCTGGTCTCGATCGGCGAGAACATCGGCATCGGCACCACGCTGACCGAGTCGATCGCCGACGCCCTCGGCGTCGACCTCGGCGAGGGCACCCCACCGCCGGACACCGGCGGCGGAGCCACCGAGCCGCCGGCGCCGGAGGGGAGCGTGGATCAGCAGATCCGGGCGCTGCTCACCGACGCCGAGGCGTCGTTCGAGGAGGCGGAGGCCGCCCTGGCCGAGGGTGACCTCGCGGCGTACCAGGAGGCCGTCGAGACCGCCGAGCAGCTGGTCTCCGATGCCGTCGCGCTCGCGGCGGAGCGGGACGGCGACGCGGCCGGTGGCGACACCGGCGACACCGACTCGGACTCGGACTCGCCGACCGACGAGGGCGACGCCGGGGAGTGA
- a CDS encoding PPA1309 family protein produces MTSSPTDTSDFDVDPALAAAVLEIEQHVAAEGWDQPARLYALVDTGQLVEHEPALAAAMGLDESSAEGSLTPVEQDRLPPGGVLERMLEQIAWPAGVAGCAAVVERLVLPPAADDDIPEDADEAERFAREHPDRQEVRIVAGATRAGSTYCALRMRAHDDDTSVVGGGDLVPGLLALLAATLTDDDTTDIADTTDDTDATGVTE; encoded by the coding sequence GTGACCTCGTCCCCGACCGACACCAGCGACTTCGACGTCGACCCCGCCCTGGCGGCCGCCGTGCTCGAGATCGAGCAGCACGTCGCCGCCGAGGGCTGGGACCAGCCGGCCCGGCTCTACGCCCTGGTGGACACCGGGCAGCTGGTCGAGCACGAGCCCGCGCTCGCCGCGGCGATGGGTCTCGACGAGTCCTCGGCCGAGGGGTCGCTGACACCCGTCGAGCAGGACCGGCTGCCGCCCGGCGGCGTGCTGGAGCGGATGCTGGAGCAGATCGCCTGGCCCGCGGGGGTGGCCGGCTGCGCCGCGGTCGTGGAGCGCCTGGTGCTGCCGCCCGCGGCCGACGACGACATCCCCGAGGACGCGGACGAGGCGGAGCGGTTCGCGCGCGAGCACCCGGACCGCCAGGAGGTGCGGATCGTGGCCGGCGCCACCCGCGCCGGATCGACGTACTGCGCGCTTCGGATGCGGGCCCACGACGACGACACCTCCGTCGTCGGCGGCGGGGACCTGGTTCCCGGACTGCTCGCCCTGCTGGCTGCCACACTGACCGACGACGACACCACTGACATCGCCGACACCACCGACGACACCGACGCAACTGGAGTGACCGAGTGA